TCGAGGCCGAGGGCGGCGTAGCGCTTCGCCTGCCGCTCGCGGGCCCGAGCGACGCGGGCCGCGACCTCGGCCGATCCTTCCGCGGGTGAGGGCAAGATCAGGTCGGCGGCCGTGACGGCCGGAACGTCGATGGCGAGGTCGATGCGGTCGAGGAGCGGGCCCGAGAGCCGCGCCTGATATTGCGCGACGCAGCGCTCGTTGGGCTGGCGGCGGCAGACATAGCCTGGCTCGGTGGCCTGCCCGCAACGGCAGGGATTCATGGCGGCAACGAGCTGAAACCGTGCCGGATATGTCACCCGATGGTTGGCCCGGGCGATCAGGATCTCGCCGGCTTCCAGCGGCTGGCGCAGCGAATCGAGCACCTGGGGCTGGAACTCCGGCAGCTCGTCGAGGAAGAGGACCCCATGATGGGCGAGCGACACCTCGCCCGGACGGGCATTGAGGCCGCCGCCGACGAGCGCCGCCATGGAGGCTGAATGGTGAGGCGCCCGGAACGGGCGGCGGTTGGACAAGGCGCCGTCGGCCAGGAGCCCCGCGACCGACTGGATCATCGAGACCTCCAGCAATTCCCGCGGCGAGAGCGGCGGCAGGATGGAGGGAAGACGCTGCGCGAGCATGGACTTTCCGGCCCCGGGCGGACCGTTCATCAGGAGGTTGTGCGATCCGGCGGCCGCGATCTCCAATGTCCGCTTGGCGCTTTCCTGGCCCTTGATGTCGCGCAGGTCGGGCAGGGGCCCCGACGCGGGCATGAGGGCCGGCTCAGGCCGCGCCATCACCTGCGTGCCCTTGAAGTGGTTCGCGAGCTGGATCAGGGAGCGGGGCGCCAGGATGTCGATGTCGCTGCCGGCCCAGGCGGCCTCCGACCCGCAGGCTTCCGGGCAGATCAGCCCGTGCTCGCGCTCATAGGCCGCCATGGCGGCCGGCAGGGCGCCGGCCACCGCCGTGATGGAGCCGTCGAGGGCCAGCTCGCCCAGGACGGTGAAGCCGTTGAGGGCATCCGCCGGAATGGCCCCTATGGCCGCCATGACGCCGAGCGCAATCGGGAGATCGTAGTGGCTGCCTTCCTTCGGCAGGTCGGCGGGGGCGAGGTTGATCGTGATTCGTTTCGCCGGCAGGGCCAGACCTGAGGCGATCAAGGCGGAGCGGACCCGCTCGCGGGATTCCGCCACCGCCTTGTCGGGCAGACCGACGATCATGAAGACGACGGAGCCGGGCGTGATCTGAACCTGCACATCGACCGCACGCGCCTCGATTCCCTCGAACGCAACAGTGGAAACGCGCGTAACCATCTCCCGACCTCCTTGAGAGATCCGATGTTAGCGCGGCGTTTCGAAACGCGATAGTGTTGCGACAATTATTCGGCCGGAACGGTGCGACTCGATGCTGCAAAGGCGGAACCCTGCCGTCGCCGTCGCGTTGAGTCCCACTATGTCGCGAGCCGCATCTCGGACAACTCGCGTGGCGCAAGGGTTCTATCATCGACGGGGCAGTTCCTGACATGGGACGGTTAATCTTCTTGAGCGGGCCGGAAGGGCGGCGCTGTGAGTTCCTACGTGGCGTTCTGAAATCGTAATGTTGGCCGAATCCCCCATATCCTCTTCGGGCCGAACGGCAGACCTCCCGGATGCCCCTGTGAGGGCAGCCTTCCAATCCCTGCTCATGCCTGTCCTGATGGTGGATCCGCATCGTGAGAATGCGCCTGTCGCCTTCGCCAATCGGGCTCTGCTCGACCTGACAGGTTACTCTCAGGAGGAGCTATCCGGCCGGAGCTGGCATCTCCTTCA
This region of Microvirga mediterraneensis genomic DNA includes:
- a CDS encoding YifB family Mg chelatase-like AAA ATPase; this translates as MVTRVSTVAFEGIEARAVDVQVQITPGSVVFMIVGLPDKAVAESRERVRSALIASGLALPAKRITINLAPADLPKEGSHYDLPIALGVMAAIGAIPADALNGFTVLGELALDGSITAVAGALPAAMAAYEREHGLICPEACGSEAAWAGSDIDILAPRSLIQLANHFKGTQVMARPEPALMPASGPLPDLRDIKGQESAKRTLEIAAAGSHNLLMNGPPGAGKSMLAQRLPSILPPLSPRELLEVSMIQSVAGLLADGALSNRRPFRAPHHSASMAALVGGGLNARPGEVSLAHHGVLFLDELPEFQPQVLDSLRQPLEAGEILIARANHRVTYPARFQLVAAMNPCRCGQATEPGYVCRRQPNERCVAQYQARLSGPLLDRIDLAIDVPAVTAADLILPSPAEGSAEVAARVARARERQAKRYAALGLDGIATNAACPPALLEEVAQPDPEGLALIRDAANTMRLSARGFHRVLKVGRTLADLDGEERVRRIHVAEALSYRAHSDRRPAAA